The following proteins are encoded in a genomic region of Alistipes shahii WAL 8301:
- a CDS encoding metallophosphoesterase family protein, which produces MKRIGIISDTHGTFDDTLREFLKDVDEIWHAGDIGSIELADRIAAFKPLRAVSGNIDGGMTRRVYPAFQAFECERVQVLMTHIGGYPRHYDPRAVQKIQSVHPKLFIAGHSHILKVIYDPVYDLLHVNPGAAGEFGFHKVRTAVRLTIDGAEMRDMEVGEWPRS; this is translated from the coding sequence ACACCCACGGAACCTTCGACGACACGCTCCGCGAATTTCTGAAAGACGTGGACGAAATCTGGCATGCGGGCGACATCGGCTCGATCGAGCTGGCCGACCGGATCGCCGCATTCAAGCCGCTCCGCGCCGTGAGCGGCAACATCGACGGCGGCATGACCCGCCGCGTCTATCCCGCGTTCCAGGCCTTCGAGTGCGAGCGGGTGCAGGTGCTGATGACCCACATCGGAGGTTATCCCCGCCATTACGACCCGCGCGCCGTGCAGAAAATCCAGTCCGTGCACCCGAAACTCTTCATCGCCGGGCATTCCCACATCCTCAAAGTCATCTACGATCCCGTCTACGACCTGCTCCACGTCAACCCCGGAGCTGCCGGGGAGTTCGGCTTCCACAAGGTCCGCACGGCCGTACGCCTTACGATCGACGGCGCGGAGATGCGCGACATGGAGGTCGGCGAGTGGCCCCGCAGCTGA